One genomic window of Borreliella garinii includes the following:
- a CDS encoding ATP-dependent helicase — translation MLPDDFFKNSLNQFQYEAVTTIEGALLIIAGAGSGKTRVVTHRIAYLLRKGIAQKEILALTFTNKAASEMKDRIKKILKSPLSNLMVSTFHAFGLFFLKENYKLLGYKKNFSIYDDNDRISLLKEILLDEGLLNKKVSLNSLSNAISLLKNGILTLNDLKEEDINIFKLYEERLRLYNSFDFDDLILKPKELLSNNSDIRSKYSKRYRYVLIDEFQDTSLLQYNFIRLLINHSNLCCVGDDDQSIYSWRGASYNNMLQFEKDYSAKEIKLEQNYRSAKNILDVANSVILNNKNRKEKTLWSSKMCSKVIDVFVFEDEIQESEFVASQIIELSRIDGFKSKKIGVLMRTNALFRNVEMIFKRQGIKYKVSGGTSFFQRKEIKDIISYLNVIINPKSDYDLLRIINVPRRGIGKEYLKKIRDIADKKGCCIYDALCDIVFSFTNTSTYNKALNKQVIESIEDFVSFIEEYQYKFSITKNTYSNIIKEMIESIEYWGFLVNENPNSIKVAEYKYQNIEGFLSIIKNWESKQFGELRDLSSFLNYIVLQSNEVSEESENININLMTVHSAKGLEFDYVFFIAVEDNIIPHHRIIEESEIGLEEERRVFYVALTRAKDSLIITMANKRKKDRQIFDQLPSRFISEIPKEFLNFNYYADFIENKA, via the coding sequence ATCTTGCCTGATGATTTTTTTAAAAATTCTCTCAATCAATTTCAATATGAAGCGGTTACCACTATTGAGGGTGCTCTTTTAATTATTGCTGGTGCTGGCAGTGGAAAAACAAGGGTTGTTACTCATAGAATAGCCTATTTGCTTCGAAAAGGCATCGCTCAGAAGGAAATTTTAGCCTTAACTTTTACTAATAAGGCGGCTAGTGAAATGAAAGATAGAATTAAAAAAATTTTAAAAAGTCCTCTTAGCAATCTTATGGTCTCAACTTTTCATGCTTTTGGACTTTTCTTTTTAAAAGAAAATTATAAATTGTTAGGATATAAAAAAAACTTTAGCATTTATGATGATAATGATAGAATTTCTCTTCTTAAAGAGATTTTACTTGATGAAGGTCTTTTAAATAAAAAAGTTTCTTTAAATTCGCTTAGCAATGCTATTTCACTTTTAAAAAATGGTATCCTAACCCTTAATGATTTAAAGGAAGAAGATATAAATATTTTTAAACTTTATGAAGAGCGATTAAGGCTTTACAATTCTTTTGATTTTGACGATTTAATTTTAAAGCCAAAAGAATTGTTAAGTAATAATTCTGACATTAGAAGTAAATATTCTAAAAGATATAGGTATGTTTTGATTGATGAGTTTCAAGATACTTCTTTGCTTCAATATAATTTTATTCGACTTTTAATAAATCATAGTAATTTATGTTGCGTTGGGGATGATGATCAATCGATATATTCTTGGCGTGGGGCTAGCTATAACAATATGTTGCAATTTGAAAAAGATTACAGCGCTAAAGAAATAAAGCTTGAACAAAATTATCGTTCTGCAAAAAATATTTTAGATGTTGCCAATTCTGTGATTTTAAATAATAAAAATCGAAAGGAAAAGACCTTATGGTCTTCAAAGATGTGTAGCAAAGTTATAGATGTTTTTGTGTTTGAGGATGAGATTCAAGAATCTGAGTTTGTTGCAAGTCAAATAATAGAGCTTTCAAGGATAGACGGTTTTAAATCTAAAAAAATAGGAGTTCTTATGCGAACTAATGCCCTTTTTAGAAACGTTGAGATGATTTTTAAAAGACAGGGCATAAAATATAAGGTTTCAGGGGGAACATCTTTTTTCCAGAGAAAAGAAATAAAGGATATTATTTCTTATTTAAATGTAATAATAAATCCTAAAAGTGATTATGATTTGCTTAGAATCATAAATGTTCCAAGAAGGGGAATTGGCAAGGAATATTTGAAAAAAATTAGAGATATAGCAGATAAGAAAGGTTGTTGTATTTATGATGCTCTTTGTGATATTGTTTTTTCTTTTACAAACACTTCTACTTACAATAAAGCTTTAAATAAGCAGGTCATTGAAAGTATAGAAGATTTTGTGTCTTTTATTGAAGAGTATCAATATAAATTTAGTATAACAAAAAACACTTATTCTAATATAATCAAAGAAATGATAGAAAGCATTGAATATTGGGGATTTCTGGTTAATGAAAATCCCAATTCAATTAAAGTGGCTGAGTATAAATATCAAAATATAGAAGGGTTTTTAAGTATAATTAAAAATTGGGAATCCAAGCAATTTGGCGAATTGAGAGATTTAAGCAGTTTTTTAAACTATATAGTTCTTCAATCTAATGAAGTTAGTGAGGAATCTGAAAATATTAATATTAATTTAATGACAGTGCATTCTGCTAAAGGTTTAGAATTTGATTATGTATTTTTTATTGCTGTTGAAGACAATATTATTCCGCATCATAGAATAATTGAAGAGAGCGAGATTGGTTTAGAGGAGGAAAGACGAGTTTTTTATGTTGCATTAACTCGTGCAAAAGATTCTCTTATTATTACTATGGCCAATAAGCGAAAAAAAGATAGGCAAATTTTTGATCAGCTGCCTTCAAGATTTATTTCAGAAATTCCTAAAGAATTTTTAAATTTTAACTATTATGCAGATTTTATTGAAAATAAAGCTTGA
- the cheD gene encoding chemoreceptor glutamine deamidase CheD has product MLNHFNFKLKRDVTIIVPGEAFVSNKRVISTILGSCVAVVLWDESNNLIGMNHYVLVRSDLDISPDQRGRYGIYAIPMLINAMLENGASKSNLKAKLFGGTNFMAKGSVKVGLENSEFAVNTLNKYCIPILAKDFDQSKSRKIFAFPENFKVIVEYPDGTKVF; this is encoded by the coding sequence ATGTTAAATCATTTTAATTTTAAATTGAAACGAGATGTTACAATAATAGTTCCTGGTGAAGCTTTTGTTTCAAATAAAAGAGTTATTTCTACAATTCTTGGTTCTTGTGTTGCTGTTGTGCTTTGGGATGAATCAAACAATTTAATTGGAATGAATCATTATGTTCTAGTTAGGTCAGATCTTGATATATCTCCTGATCAGAGAGGAAGGTATGGGATTTATGCTATTCCCATGTTAATAAATGCAATGTTAGAGAATGGGGCTAGTAAAAGTAATCTTAAGGCTAAGCTTTTTGGAGGAACTAATTTTATGGCAAAAGGATCTGTTAAAGTGGGACTTGAAAATTCAGAGTTTGCTGTTAATACATTAAATAAGTATTGTATTCCAATCTTAGCTAAAGATTTTGATCAATCTAAGTCACGAAAGATTTTTGCTTTTCCTGAAAACTTTAAGGTTATTGTGGAATATCCAGATGGAACAAAGGTTTTTTAA
- a CDS encoding D-alanyl-D-alanine carboxypeptidase family protein: MNSICVIKKLLLTLFLIFFLLFDDLFAVNLAEINELSKHAKSIVLMDFDTKRILYSKNPNLVFPPASLTKIVTIYTALIEAEKRNIKLKSIVPISDSASYYNAPLNSSLMFLEKGQIVNFEEILKGLSVSSGNDASIAIAEFVVGDLNSFVNLMNINVLNLGLLNMHFVEPSGYSNENKITALDMAFFVKSYIEKFKFMLNIHSLKYFVYPKSKNLGTTLSSKFLNLKQKNANLLISDYPYSDGLKTGYIKESGLNLVATAQKDGRRLIAVVLGVEKGINMFGEKMRALIAKDLFEYGFNEYSKFPLIVKLKEKVYNGTVDTVALFSKEPFYYVLTKDEFDKLKISYTVDKLVAPLSGDMPVGRAMIFLENEKVGDVALFSNKVNKLGFWQGLYKSFINFF, translated from the coding sequence ATGAATAGTATATGTGTTATTAAAAAATTGCTATTAACTTTATTTTTAATTTTTTTCCTGCTTTTTGATGATCTTTTTGCAGTTAATCTAGCTGAGATTAATGAATTATCAAAGCATGCAAAATCAATAGTTTTGATGGATTTTGATACTAAGCGGATACTTTATTCTAAGAATCCCAATTTGGTTTTTCCTCCTGCATCGCTTACAAAGATTGTTACAATTTATACGGCTTTAATTGAAGCCGAAAAGCGAAATATAAAGTTAAAAAGCATAGTTCCTATTAGTGATTCTGCTTCATATTATAATGCGCCTTTAAATTCTTCTTTAATGTTTTTAGAAAAAGGTCAAATTGTTAATTTTGAAGAGATTTTAAAGGGGCTTTCAGTTTCGTCGGGCAATGATGCTTCTATTGCAATTGCTGAGTTTGTAGTAGGCGATTTAAATAGTTTTGTTAATTTGATGAATATTAATGTTTTAAATTTAGGACTTTTAAATATGCATTTTGTTGAACCTTCTGGATATAGCAATGAGAATAAAATTACAGCACTAGATATGGCTTTTTTTGTAAAATCTTATATTGAAAAGTTCAAATTTATGCTTAATATCCATTCTTTAAAGTATTTTGTTTATCCAAAGAGTAAAAATTTAGGAACTACTTTATCATCAAAGTTTTTAAACTTAAAACAAAAAAATGCTAATTTATTAATATCTGATTATCCTTATTCAGATGGTCTTAAAACGGGATATATTAAGGAATCAGGCTTAAATCTTGTTGCTACTGCTCAAAAGGATGGAAGAAGATTAATAGCAGTTGTATTGGGGGTTGAGAAAGGAATTAATATGTTTGGAGAGAAGATGAGAGCTTTGATTGCAAAAGATTTATTTGAGTACGGATTTAATGAATACTCCAAATTCCCTTTAATAGTAAAATTAAAAGAAAAAGTCTATAATGGTACAGTAGATACAGTTGCTCTTTTTTCTAAAGAGCCTTTTTATTATGTTTTAACAAAAGATGAATTTGATAAACTTAAGATAAGTTATACTGTTGATAAGTTGGTTGCTCCCCTTAGTGGGGATATGCCTGTTGGGAGGGCTATGATTTTTTTAGAAAATGAAAAAGTAGGGGATGTTGCTTTATTTAGTAATAAAGTAAATAAATTAGGGTTTTGGCAAGGTCTTTATAAAAGTTTTATAAATTTTTTTTAA